A genomic stretch from Parafrankia irregularis includes:
- a CDS encoding DUF3995 domain-containing protein → MTVAGAVAGVGLALAGFLHCVWVFSTWPLSSRDEYARVVVGVEDETRAPSAPLTLTVALLLLTASYLVAARSDLMPSGGPAWITDVGAWVIAVVLLIRGIGGLVVSGFGLGEMPPEFARWNLRIYSPLCLVLGVLATACALG, encoded by the coding sequence ATGACGGTGGCTGGAGCGGTAGCAGGTGTCGGTCTGGCGCTCGCCGGGTTCCTGCACTGCGTATGGGTGTTCTCCACATGGCCGCTGTCCAGCCGTGACGAGTACGCCAGGGTGGTCGTGGGCGTCGAGGACGAAACCCGGGCACCCTCAGCTCCCTTGACCCTGACCGTCGCGCTGCTCCTGCTGACGGCGTCCTATCTGGTCGCGGCGCGTTCCGACCTGATGCCATCTGGCGGTCCGGCGTGGATTACCGACGTCGGCGCGTGGGTCATCGCCGTGGTGCTGCTGATCCGAGGCATTGGCGGGCTCGTCGTGTCCGGGTTCGGTCTCGGCGAGATGCCGCCGGAGTTCGCACGCTGGAACCTGCGCATCTACTCCCCGCTGTGTCTGGTTCTCGGCGTGCTGGCCACCGCCTGCGCCCTGGGCTAG
- a CDS encoding DUF4232 domain-containing protein: MTDVEVADVLDRMRHIRAHIAPVTVAAAMTACGLVAGCDRAPDTTAAPLPPKVSAPATLAADGTVPWVDEPAADSEFTRPARLRWTITTDRHCQASDLAAVLPAWQDRTPHVAPGADDQESRAIRRAGPYGLMGTVEATNISTQPCTLSGRSDAQLLVDDQPARVEVSNAIDEQGELRITQVNPGERAGLRLDWSPPYCGSRGRQALRLTLPHGGGTLTASVTAASAPPCSSSEIHPELRTFLSVGAWDELNPVTVPHYALTGLTATLVSPTAMTAPVGATIDYVIRLTNPADAPMDLHGVVYGQELFSLGDATRDAVNTRSTYRLNTRPVPVLAAKASQNFRFRVTLPAAITQGRELSVSWRPGGPEVEPAGTYVSFTVTAR, from the coding sequence ATGACCGATGTCGAGGTGGCGGATGTACTCGACCGTATGAGGCACATCAGGGCACATATCGCACCGGTCACCGTGGCGGCGGCCATGACGGCGTGCGGGCTGGTCGCCGGATGTGACCGCGCCCCGGACACGACGGCCGCTCCGCTGCCGCCGAAGGTGTCCGCGCCGGCCACCCTCGCGGCCGACGGCACGGTTCCATGGGTGGACGAGCCGGCGGCCGACTCCGAGTTCACCCGGCCGGCGCGCCTCCGCTGGACCATCACGACGGACCGTCACTGCCAGGCCTCCGACCTTGCCGCCGTCCTCCCCGCCTGGCAGGACCGGACCCCACACGTCGCCCCAGGTGCCGACGACCAGGAGTCGCGCGCCATCCGGCGGGCCGGTCCGTACGGCCTGATGGGCACGGTTGAGGCCACGAACATCTCGACGCAGCCCTGCACGCTGTCCGGGCGCAGCGACGCCCAACTGCTGGTCGACGACCAGCCAGCCCGAGTCGAGGTGAGCAACGCCATCGACGAGCAGGGCGAATTGCGGATCACCCAGGTCAATCCCGGCGAGCGCGCCGGGCTGCGCCTCGACTGGTCGCCCCCTTACTGCGGCTCCCGCGGCCGGCAGGCCCTACGGCTCACCCTGCCGCACGGCGGCGGAACACTGACGGCATCCGTCACAGCGGCCTCCGCACCGCCGTGCTCCTCCAGCGAGATCCACCCCGAACTGCGCACGTTCCTGTCGGTCGGGGCATGGGACGAGCTCAATCCGGTCACCGTTCCCCACTACGCGCTCACCGGCCTGACCGCGACCCTGGTGAGCCCCACGGCGATGACGGCTCCGGTCGGCGCGACGATCGACTACGTGATCAGGCTGACGAACCCGGCCGACGCGCCGATGGACCTCCACGGCGTCGTCTACGGCCAGGAACTCTTCTCCCTGGGCGACGCCACCCGGGACGCGGTGAACACCAGGTCCACCTACCGCCTCAACACTCGGCCCGTACCCGTCCTCGCAGCGAAAGCCAGCCAGAACTTCCGTTTCCGGGTCACCCTGCCCGCGGCCATCACCCAAGGCCGCGAACTCAGCGTCTCCTGGCGGCCGGGCGGTCCCGAGGTGGAGCCCGCCGGAACATATGTGTCCTTCACCGTCACCGCCCGATGA
- a CDS encoding cupredoxin domain-containing protein, producing the protein MNLVRVTGGRRAGMVGASCRVAVAGSALAFLLGACGGSDGTDTDVAVTPNPSAPVTTTAAGADHSSSYGSHPATTTAPAADSGSPTAGGAPNATTVTIENFAFSPKTPTFKVGQTITVVNNDSAPHTWTSEAGGFDTGTLEKGQRATVTLSKAGTFTVICKIHPSMTGTVTVTA; encoded by the coding sequence GTGAACCTGGTACGTGTGACTGGAGGACGCCGAGCGGGAATGGTGGGCGCGTCCTGCCGGGTCGCCGTCGCCGGCTCCGCACTGGCCTTCCTGCTGGGCGCCTGCGGGGGCTCCGACGGTACGGACACGGATGTCGCTGTCACGCCCAATCCGTCAGCTCCGGTGACCACGACGGCGGCCGGCGCGGACCACTCGTCCTCCTACGGATCGCACCCGGCGACCACGACGGCCCCGGCCGCGGATTCGGGGAGCCCGACGGCGGGCGGCGCGCCGAACGCCACGACCGTGACCATCGAGAACTTCGCGTTCAGCCCGAAGACCCCGACATTCAAAGTGGGGCAGACGATAACCGTCGTCAACAACGACAGCGCACCACACACGTGGACGTCCGAAGCCGGCGGCTTCGACACCGGCACGCTCGAGAAGGGCCAGCGCGCTACGGTCACCCTGAGCAAGGCGGGAACCTTCACGGTGATCTGCAAGATCCACCCGTCGATGACCGGAACGGTGACAGTCACAGCCTGA
- a CDS encoding acyltransferase family protein: MPALRELAEQTPPSRERYVDLLRAISILLVVLGHWLVSVITHDRNGQLTGHSALESMTWMYPFTWLVQVMPLFFIAGGYANAASLAAHRGRGGGTATWLRDRGIRLLRPTTVFLVVLAVIALFAQPLGADRSLARLAVWFATIQLWFLSAYLVVVLLTPAMYWLHQRFGWAVVVVLVVLVALGDVARINGHPALANGGYVYGWLVMHQIGFFWWDGRLPFRPRVWAPLLFGGLATVMALTLAGPYPVSMVDVSGKEPHNASPPTLALIAATAFQLGLVMMLRGPAERWLRRRRPWQAVIGVNMVVFTLFLWHMCAVLLLVGLLNALDALPTPTAGTFSWWLWRLPWFLMLTVIMTGLVAVFGRIEIRGRRPAPGRLPLWPARRPASPVRCLVLTVAAYTGALAGLISNNVAPSRAHYLVGMPLGGLLAYLAGAALLWLAR, from the coding sequence GTGCCGGCCTTGCGCGAACTGGCCGAACAGACGCCGCCATCCCGGGAGCGGTACGTCGACCTGCTGCGCGCCATCTCGATCCTGCTGGTCGTCCTCGGCCACTGGCTGGTCAGCGTGATCACCCACGACAGGAACGGGCAGCTGACCGGGCATTCGGCGCTCGAGTCGATGACGTGGATGTACCCGTTCACCTGGCTGGTCCAGGTAATGCCGCTCTTCTTCATCGCCGGCGGGTACGCCAACGCCGCGTCGCTGGCCGCGCACCGCGGCCGCGGCGGCGGCACGGCCACCTGGCTGCGCGACCGCGGAATCCGCCTCCTGCGGCCCACCACCGTCTTCCTGGTGGTGCTCGCCGTCATCGCGCTGTTCGCCCAGCCGTTGGGCGCCGATCGCAGCCTCGCCCGGCTGGCCGTCTGGTTCGCCACGATCCAGCTGTGGTTCCTGTCCGCGTACCTCGTCGTGGTGCTGCTGACCCCGGCCATGTACTGGCTGCACCAGCGGTTCGGCTGGGCCGTGGTGGTGGTGCTGGTCGTCCTCGTCGCCCTCGGAGACGTTGCCCGGATCAACGGCCATCCCGCACTGGCGAACGGTGGCTACGTCTACGGCTGGCTGGTGATGCACCAGATCGGATTCTTCTGGTGGGACGGCCGGCTGCCCTTCCGGCCGCGGGTGTGGGCACCGCTGTTGTTCGGTGGCCTGGCCACGGTGATGGCGCTGACGCTGGCCGGGCCCTATCCCGTCAGCATGGTGGACGTCTCCGGGAAGGAACCGCACAACGCCTCACCGCCGACCCTGGCCCTGATCGCCGCCACCGCGTTCCAGCTGGGCCTGGTGATGATGCTGCGCGGCCCCGCCGAGCGCTGGCTGCGCCGCCGACGACCCTGGCAGGCCGTGATCGGGGTGAACATGGTCGTTTTCACCCTCTTCCTGTGGCACATGTGCGCCGTGCTGCTACTCGTCGGCCTGCTCAACGCCCTGGACGCGCTGCCGACCCCGACGGCGGGCACCTTCTCCTGGTGGCTCTGGCGGCTTCCCTGGTTCCTCATGCTCACGGTGATCATGACCGGGTTGGTGGCGGTGTTCGGCCGCATCGAGATTCGCGGCCGGCGTCCGGCACCCGGCCGGCTGCCGCTGTGGCCGGCACGCCGGCCCGCGAGCCCGGTCCGATGCCTCGTGCTCACCGTGGCCGCCTACACCGGGGCCCTCGCCGGGCTGATCAGCAACAACGTGGCTCCCTCCAGAGCCCACTACCTCGTCGGCATGCCGCTGGGCGGCCTGCTCGCCTACCTTGCCGGGGCAGCCCTGCTCTGGCTGGCACGATAG
- a CDS encoding effector-associated domain EAD1-containing protein has translation MPDRLSDAEIKALAEACPGRVEARQLLEAAGVSRGRQPIWNVESAEQFWREVSHVLAAGIRLDERARFVGDGRASLLAVAAEWFAGNEVFARAAAAGPGGPPPGEGGPGAVFDAPPPERAADCAPSVLLRADYLVVPFVELNGDRAALRSWATQRQRESARLLTGPAGSGKTRLAMQIAEDLTAKGWLTVLARSGSPLSAARLGYLRTAGAPTLVIIEDAELRPDETLAIARALVGRSTASRLLLLTQATEALLRGLRELALPDTQVAGMFDRAEPQTITPLAPGPHARQVHFAAARSAFAAELGAATSAAPDAGPWADIEDLDTVLDVHTAALLAALPDAPVARPAESPLTTLCRHERTRWPNPAGAGADAATSPGTGLAAQVITAVTLLRPGSADDAEALAAMLPELLQTSPGELRSLLDELRRQYAGRWAVEALCPSAYGEHIAAVALAQSPSLAETIAKAATPDQAVTALTVLGRALPAHPELAEAIGDIIRVDPERRLLAAIDLLPRLPDPDMFVRVISKRVDDIPPGSPALFALLDRGRMDRGGPELDSLRAETLRVLTSLPDHLLGGARSGLAQDPALAGVARIVDAFTQTIKDLAIGVVDPKSDRMPRNPEDGTPVLPPAAVDVLRGLMRSDLWRNQGEK, from the coding sequence ATGCCGGACCGTCTGTCGGACGCGGAGATCAAGGCGCTTGCCGAGGCGTGCCCGGGCCGAGTCGAGGCTCGCCAGCTCCTCGAGGCGGCCGGTGTGAGCCGGGGCCGCCAGCCGATCTGGAACGTCGAGTCGGCGGAACAGTTCTGGCGCGAGGTCTCGCACGTGCTGGCGGCGGGAATTCGCCTGGACGAGCGTGCCCGCTTCGTCGGCGATGGCCGGGCCAGCCTGCTGGCGGTGGCCGCCGAGTGGTTTGCCGGCAACGAGGTGTTCGCGCGCGCGGCCGCCGCGGGCCCGGGCGGGCCGCCGCCTGGGGAGGGCGGGCCGGGTGCGGTCTTCGACGCGCCGCCGCCGGAACGGGCGGCGGACTGTGCGCCGAGCGTTCTGCTACGCGCCGACTATCTGGTGGTGCCCTTTGTGGAACTCAACGGGGACCGCGCCGCCCTGCGGTCCTGGGCCACGCAGCGGCAGCGGGAATCGGCTCGCCTGCTGACCGGCCCAGCTGGTTCGGGCAAGACTCGGCTCGCCATGCAGATCGCCGAGGATCTGACCGCCAAAGGGTGGCTGACTGTCCTGGCCCGATCGGGGTCACCACTCAGCGCGGCCCGGTTGGGATACCTGCGTACCGCTGGCGCACCCACTCTGGTGATCATCGAGGACGCGGAGCTCAGGCCGGATGAAACATTGGCGATCGCACGCGCGCTGGTGGGCCGGTCGACCGCGAGCCGGCTGCTCCTGCTGACCCAGGCCACCGAAGCCCTGCTCCGGGGCCTGCGCGAGCTGGCCCTGCCGGACACTCAGGTCGCTGGCATGTTCGACCGAGCGGAACCACAGACGATCACGCCGCTGGCCCCCGGCCCGCACGCCAGGCAGGTTCACTTCGCTGCCGCCCGCTCCGCGTTCGCCGCCGAGCTGGGCGCCGCGACGAGCGCCGCACCCGACGCCGGCCCGTGGGCCGACATCGAGGACCTGGACACGGTGCTGGATGTGCACACGGCGGCATTGCTGGCGGCTCTGCCAGATGCCCCCGTCGCGCGGCCAGCGGAGAGCCCGCTGACGACACTCTGCCGGCACGAACGGACACGGTGGCCCAACCCCGCCGGCGCGGGCGCAGATGCCGCGACCAGCCCTGGCACCGGGCTCGCGGCCCAGGTCATCACCGCGGTCACCCTGCTGCGTCCCGGTTCGGCCGACGACGCGGAAGCGCTGGCCGCGATGCTGCCGGAACTGCTTCAGACCAGCCCCGGCGAGCTGCGGAGCCTGCTGGACGAGCTTCGTCGCCAGTACGCCGGCCGGTGGGCGGTCGAGGCGCTGTGCCCCAGCGCCTACGGAGAGCACATCGCGGCGGTGGCGCTGGCCCAGTCGCCGTCGCTCGCCGAGACCATCGCGAAGGCGGCCACGCCGGATCAGGCCGTGACCGCGCTGACAGTGCTCGGCCGGGCGCTGCCCGCGCACCCGGAACTGGCGGAGGCGATCGGAGACATCATCCGAGTCGACCCGGAACGGCGTCTGCTCGCGGCGATCGACCTGCTGCCCCGCCTGCCTGACCCCGACATGTTCGTCCGCGTGATCAGCAAGCGGGTCGACGACATTCCGCCAGGCTCACCGGCCCTGTTCGCCCTGCTCGACCGAGGTCGGATGGACCGGGGCGGCCCCGAGCTCGACAGTCTGCGCGCTGAGACCCTGCGGGTGCTGACGTCGCTGCCGGACCACCTGCTCGGAGGCGCGCGCTCGGGCCTTGCCCAGGATCCGGCGCTGGCCGGCGTCGCCAGGATCGTGGACGCGTTCACCCAGACGATCAAGGATCTGGCCATTGGAGTCGTCGACCCGAAATCCGATCGCATGCCCAGGAACCCTGAGGATGGCACCCCGGTCCTACCGCCTGCGGCAGTGGACGTCCTGCGCGGGCTGATGCGGAGCGACTTGTGGCGGAACCAGGGAGAGAAGTAG